In the genome of Dioscorea cayenensis subsp. rotundata cultivar TDr96_F1 unplaced genomic scaffold, TDr96_F1_v2_PseudoChromosome.rev07_lg8_w22 25.fasta BLBR01000998.1, whole genome shotgun sequence, one region contains:
- the LOC120255432 gene encoding codeine O-demethylase-like — MVDSTNAVMANWHKAHISKDGKVMLINSVIMASPLYYLSVYPIPDSVLNRLSQIARKFLWANDGNSSGIPVVNSNFVETSNHLFRLCPKSQGVWSMIQELTGKNILLIDHISKAFICKTSLIWVRWGPFHQLYGMKGQVENVLRKISKSLELKEDFFVSHIGDKFTTFAIFNYYPCCSKPDLVFGLKPHTDCSLIIVILPDKDVEELQEIKWRIFKSPLYRVVTFSDKDRISIALFCVNLPEKVIGPADELVNDMRPRMYKNLKVKDYLEVFIQRFLQGKRALDWA, encoded by the exons ATGGTAGACTCTACTAATGCTGTTATGGCTAATTGGCATAAGGCTCACATCTCCAAAGATGGTAAAGTAATGTTGATTAATAGTGTTATTATGGCCTCCCCTTTATATTACCTGTCTGTCTATCCAATTCCTGACTCAGTCCTCAATAGGTTATCCCAAATTGCTAGGAAATTTCTCTGGGCTAATGATGGCAATAGTAGTGGCATCCCGGTGGTTAATTCGAATT TTGTTGAGACTTCTAATCATCTGTTTAGACTATGCCCTAAGAGCCAAGGTGTTTGGAGCATGATTCAAGAACTTACTGGTAAGAATATTTTGCTAATTGATCACATTTCTAAAG CTTTTATATGCAAAACCAGCCTTATTTGGGTGCGATGGGGACCTTTTCATCAGCTGTATGGAATGAAGGGACAG GTTGAGAATGTCTTGAGGAAAATTTCAAAGTCACTAGAACTGAAAGAAGATTTCTTCGTTAGCCATATCGGAGACAAGTTCACTACATTTGCAATATTTAACTACTATCCATGTTGTTCGAAGCCTGATCTTGTCTTCGGCCTCAAACCTCACACCGATTGCTCTCTGATCATTGTAATTTTGCCAGATAAAGATGTAGAGGAACTTCAG GAGATCAAATGGAG AATATTTAAGAGCCCACTTTATAGGGTGGTCACATTTTCGGACAAGGATAGAATATCtattgctttgttttgtgtgaATTTGCCTGAAAAAGTGATAGGACCAGCAGATGAACTAGTGAATGATATGAGACCAAGGATGTACAAAAATTTGAAGGTGAAGGACTATCTTGAAGTGTTTATCCAGAGGTTCCTACAAGGAAAGAGGGCCCTTGATTGGGCTTAA